The proteins below come from a single Lodderomyces elongisporus chromosome 3, complete sequence genomic window:
- the CWC26 gene encoding Pre-mRNA-splicing factor cwc26 (BUSCO:EOG092658NW), which yields MSRAEYLAKYLSGGDENKQKKSIKIKHKKRDKRLPVPSNIRISKSVFHEPPPPPPSSSTSLSSSAALASVSSLDSADLDTIYGDEESRPVVVKNVKENKGFKRIDNGTLVEPSSLDSSSNAIAKQTFQNKTTPSNQAPETIFRDSSGKIIDIKEAQRDFELRKEEERRRKETIEVRSSKQQQLEQETRVFKSSLDKNFEDPVSVFQESRRIKNESEDIEKSKFVFNKGINPPNRFDIPAGYFWDGVDRSNGFESLMLRKINEQSYDKMSSKVDQDYELDFD from the coding sequence ATGTCCCGAGCGGAATACTTGGCCAAATATTTATCAGGAGGTGATGAGaacaagcaaaagaaactgATTAAAATAAAGCATAAGAAACGAGATAAGAGGCTACCTGTACCATCAAATATTCGGATCCTGAAGCTGGTTTTCCACGAACCTCCACcgccaccaccatcatcatcaacatctttATCTTCATCAGCGGCTTTGGCGCTGGTATCGTCACTTGACTCTGCAGATTTGGATACCATCTATGGTGACGAAGAATCTCGGCCTGTTGTTGTAAAAAATGTCAAGGAGAATAAAGGATTCAAGAGAATTGATAATGGAACTCTTGTCGAGCCGTCCTCCTTAGACTCGAGCAGCAATGCCATTGCAAAGCaaacttttcaaaacaaaacaactcCGTCTAATCAGGCACCGGAAACAATTTTTAGGGACTCCTCGGGTAAGATCATAGACATAAAGGAGGCTCAACGAGACTTTGAATTGaggaaagaggaagaaaggCGACGAAAAGAAACTATAGAAGTTCGCTCAtcaaagcaacaacaattagAACAAGAAACACGTGTCTTTAAATCAAGCTTAGATAAAAACTTTGAAGATCCGGTTAGTGTTTTCCAAGAAAGtagaagaataaaaaacgAGAGCGAGGATATAGAAAAGTCcaagtttgtttttaataaaGGCATTAATCCGCCTAATAGATTCGATATACCAGCAGGCTATTTCTGGGATGGCGTAGACCGGTCCAATGGGTTTGAAAGTTTGATGTTGCGGAAGATTAATGAGCAAAGCTATGACAAGATGAGTTCAAAAGTTGATCAGGATTACGAATTGGATTTCGACTGA
- the COX19 gene encoding Cytochrome c oxidase assembly protein cox19, whose amino-acid sequence MASGAPGGNFRTWTPTPPERGSFPLDHDGECKDQMLKYLKCMKFTENKNAPNCRILAKEYLKCRMDNQLMEKSEWDTLGLVNLPGDRDTKSESKSEHTQGKKMGKERGE is encoded by the exons ATGGCAAGCGGAGCTCCAG GTGGTAACTTTCGTACATGGACACCAACTCCTCCAGAAAGAGGTTCTTTCCCATTAGATCATGACGGTGAATGTAAGGATCAGATGCTCAAATATTTAAAATGCATGAAATTCACCGAAAATAAGAATGCTCCGAATTGTCGTATACTTGCCAAGGAGTATTTAAAATGTAGGATGGATAATCAACTTATGGAAAAGAGTGAATGGGATACTTTGGGTTTAGTCAATCTACCAGGCGATCGAGATACAAAGAGTGAATCAAAGAGCGAACATACTCAAGGCaaaaaaatgggaaaagaaagaggagaaTGA
- the AGC1 gene encoding mitochondrial aspartate-glutamate transporter agc1 yields the protein MSTEAKALEIFNQFATVGKDQERILTLPDFIDILSPFQIDLPKNAFSLLYLIADTEKKGFVSETNWINFIDTLTSPDGEYKLLYKFLSNNKNGLEHKITYNECVDVLNKINTSIDPNYQQKLIKLNWIYFPKFFEPTGSIEFNDFVTLISYLPVTKLIGNFEVAANSKKQITGEQLVNLLTTNLNHKLSQKLKSNLHNVTGFFGDKKEYSFSNLLFIYDTLSKVDLINEVIVNTPPTTKDKDDILINKRDLYNHLNDPLLKSANFKPISVLELDLLFYLINSKNGDNIPRKQLISFLNPNLSNNINSLKPIFEHPQSTHSTKESSDNFSLWPIYDSLYSFFLGSIAGCIGATAVYPIDLVKTRMQAQKHKALYDNSLDCFKKILRNEGFKGLYSGLGAQLIGVAPEKAIKLTVNDLVRGIGTDEDGKITMNWEILAGSSAGACQVIFTNPLEIVKIRLQMQGNTKSLSKPGEIPVKHLTASQIVRQLGIKGLYKGASACLLRDVPFSAIYFPTYANLKKYLFGFDPNDSTKKHKLSTWQLLVAGALAGAPAAFFTTPADVIKTRLQVAGKKNDIKYKGIVDCGLNILKTEGPTAFFKGSLARVFRSSPQFGFTLASYELLQSLFPLHPPNTRESNFKAISGYPGVYNLTNDQVYNSQDRGDRVVYLQKSEITSSSASAGASDELVKLPAEYTYKSQDAIKLLLDIDYKFGHFDYNSYLNFIQKK from the coding sequence ATGTCGACTGAAGCCAAAGCCCTTGAAATATTCAACCAGTTTGCAACTGTGGGTAAGGACCAAGAAAGGATCCTCACCTTACCCGACTTTATAGACATCCTTTCCCCCTTCCAAATCGATCTCCCCAAGAATGctttttcattattataTTTAATAGCCGACACggaaaaaaagggattTGTTTCTGAAACCAATTGGATCAATTTCATTGATACCTTGACATCTCCAGATGGAGAATACAAGTTGCTTTACAAATTCCTttccaacaacaagaatgGTCTTGAACACAAAATCACCTACAATGAATGTGTCGATGTCTTAAACAAGATCAATACTTCAATCGACCCAAACTaccaacaaaaattgatcaagttgAATTGGATTTATTTCCCTAAATTCTTTGAACCAACTGGCTCCATCGAATTTAACGATTTTGTCACATTGATCAGCTACTTGCCAGTCACCAAGTTGATTGGAAACTTTGAAGTTGCTGCTAACAgcaagaaacaaatcacTGGTGAACAGTTGGTCAATTTGTTAACAACAAACTTGAACCACAAGCTTTCCCAGAAATTAAAGAGTAATCTCCATAATGTTACTGGATTTTTTGGTGACAAGAAGGAatactctttttcaaacttgttGTTCATTTACGATACCTTGAGTAAAGTTGACTTGATTAACGAAGTGATTGTTAATACACCACCAACCACAAAGGACAAAGATGATATTTTGATCAATAAGAGAGACTTGTACAACCACTTGAATGATCCCTTGTTGAAGTCTGCCAACTTCAAGCCAATTTCTGTATTGGAATTGGActtgttgttttatttGATCAATCTGAAAAACGGCGATAACATTCCCCGCAAACAATTGATTTCATTCTTGAATCCAAACTTGAGCAATAATATCAACTCCTTGAAACCCATCTTTGAACACCCACAAAGTACACACTCTACAAAGGAGTCGAGCGATAACTTTTCATTGTGGCCCATTTACGACTCTTTATACTCGTTTTTCCTCGGTTCCATTGCTGGATGTATAGGTGCAACTGCTGTTTACCCAATCGATTTAGTCAAGACGAGAATGCAAGCACAAAAACACAAGGCCCTTTACGACAACTCACTTGATTGCTTCAAAAAAATCCTTAGAAATGAAGGTTTTAAAGGTTTATACTCGGGTTTGGGTGCGCAATTAATTGGTGTTGCTCCTGAAAAGGCTATCAAGTTGACGGTAAATGATTTAGTGCGTGGTATAGGTACCGATGAAGATGGGAAAATTACCATGAATTGGGAAATTCTTGCTGGCTCCTCAGCCGGTGCTTGTCAGGTTATTTTCACCAACCCCTTGGAAATTGTCAAGATTAGATTGCAAATGCAAGGAAATACTAAAAGCTTGAGCAAACCTGGCGAGATTCCTGTCAAACACTTGACTGCATCACAAATTGTGAGACAATTGGGTATCAAGGGTCTTTACAAGGGTGCAAGCGCGTGTCTTTTGAGGGATGTTCCCTTTTCAGCCATTTATTTCCCCACTTATgccaatttgaaaaaatacttgtttggttttgatCCAAATGACTCtacaaagaaacacaagTTATCCACTTGGCAATTGTTGGTTGCCGGTGCCTTGGCCGGTGCCCCAGCCGCCTTCTTTACTACCCCTGCAGATGTGATCAAGACTAGATTGCAAGTTGCCGGAAAGAAGAATGATATCAAGTATAAAGGTATTGTAGATTGTGGTCTCAATATCTTGAAGACGGAAGGTCCTACTGCATTCTTCAAGGGTTCATTGGCCAGGGTGTTTAGATCATCACCCCAATTTGGTTTCACTTTGGCCTCATATGAACTTTTACAAAGTTTATTCCCATTACACCCTCCAAACACACGTGAGTCGAATTTCAAGGCCATCAGTGGGTACCCAGGTGTTTACAACTTGACCAACGACCAAGTTTACAACTCCCAGGACCGAGGTGACAGAGTTGTGTATTTGCAAAAATCAGAGATTACCTCGTCTTCAGCATCAGCTGGTGCCCTGGATGAGCTAGTGAAATTGCCAGCTGAGTACACGTACAAGTCCCAGGATGCCAttaagttgttgttggataTCGACTACAAATTCGGTCATTTCGACTACAACTCATACTTGAATTTCATCCAGAAAAAGTGA
- the NUP49 gene encoding Nucleoporin nup49/NSP49 (Nuclear pore protein nup49/NSP49), translated as MFGQASKPSSSFGGFGSSNTNTNIGTASGGNGGGGGGLFGAKPATSTGGLFGQSNTQQGNTSGGLFGSNPGATNIGTGGGLFGQNQSGTTGTSGGLFGGQQNQQNQPSTTAGGLFGQSNQQSTGQGTGTSTGLFGANKPASSGLFGNTGGTSGGGLFGNTQTGKPSSGLFGGNSSNTTQSSGGLFGNNTSNQSNSGGLFGSSNTQSSGGGLFGNKPATSGGGLFGSQQQLQQQPQQQQQQQQQQVQLTAMTRVGDLPPEIKNELQQLDTYINTQHLIATTLNSDMSKHNELVETIPKDINYLQNKLLSTKQALKFDTSQLSALKTMNNEVTEDINNIMQLIIQLSTPGTKLSSSYQLNEFFIKKIKNYHEMVRLYEETIAELEVVLNGLERNCNEGFGNLASIIQVIKTQYALFMELCETMAQLHNEVKRLQK; from the coding sequence ATGTTTGGTCAAGCATCAAAGCCAAGCTCTTCATTTGGAGGATTCGGCTCTTCAAacacaaatacaaacatCGGTACTGcaagtggtggtaatggtggtggtggtggtggtttgTTTGGCGCCAaaccagcaacatcaaCCGGAGGTCTCTTTGGACAATCCAATACACAACAAGGTAATACAAGTGGTGGACTTTTTGGAAGTAATCCTGGCGCTACTAATATTGGTACAGGTGGTGGGTTGTTTGGTCAGAATCAAAGTGGGACAACAGGAACATCCGGAGGACTTTTTGGTGGTCAACAGAATCAGCAAAACCAGCCATCGACTACCGCTGGCGGGCTTTTTGGCCAATCTAATCAACAACTGACAGGACAAGGCACTGGTACTAGTACGGGGCTCTTTGGAGCTAACAAACCTGCATCGAGTGGACTTTTTGGAAATACTGGAGGTACAAGTGGTGGAGGACTATTTGGCAATACTCAAACTGGTAAACCCTCAAGTGGGCTATTTGGTGGAAACAGTTCTAATACAACACAGTCCAGTGGTGGCCTCTTTGGCAACAACACTTCTAATCAGTCTAATAGTGGAGGTTTATTTGGTTCATCCAATACGCAATCTAGCGGAGGAGGCTTATTTGGCAATAAACCTGCTACTTCTGGCGGAGGACTTTTTGgtctgcaacaacaattgcaacagcaacctcagcaacaacaacaacaacaacaacaacaggtCCAGCTCACTGCTATGACTAGAGTTGGTGACTTGCCACCCGAAATCAAGAACGAATTGCAACAGCTCGACACATATATCAATACACAGCATTTGATTGCTACAACATTGAATTCGGATATGTCTAAACATAATGAATTGGTAGAGACCATACCCAAGGATATTAACTACCTTCAGAACAAATTGCtttcaacaaaacaagcTTTGAAGTTCGACACAAGTCAGCTACTGGCTTTGAAAACCATGAACAATGAAGTCACCGAGGATATCAATAACATAATGCAACTAATTATCCAATTAAGCACTCCGGGTACAAAGCTATCTAGCTCATACCAATTGAATGagttttttataaaaaaaattaaaaactaTCATGAAATGGTTCGATTGTACGAAGAGACAATTGCAGAATTAGAAGTAGTGCTCAATGGACTTGAACGAAATTGCAATGAAGGTTTTGGTAATTTGGCAAGCATTATTCAAGTGATCAAGACACAATATGCCTTGTTCATGGAGCTTTGTGAAACAATGGCCCAATTACACAACGAGGTGAAGAGATTGCAAAAGTAG
- the exo2 gene encoding exonuclease II Exo2 gives MGIPKFFRFISERWPLISQLIDENQIPEFDNLYLDMNSILHTCTHSNDGSLSRLSDDQMYAAIFNYIDHLFSIIKPKQTFYMAIDGVAPRAKMNQQRARRFRTAYEAEENLKKAIENGEDIPKEDPFDSNSITPGTEFMAKLTDNLKYFIHKKITEDSRWANVEIILSGHEVPGEGEHKIMEYIRAVRAQPEYDPNLRHCIYGLDADLIMLGLVSHDPHFALLREEVTFGPRRGNSSGPKDVTEQKFYLLHLSVLREYLELEFKEIEEQISFEFDFERILDDFILIMYVIGNDFLPHLPDLHLNKGAFPLLLSTFKQTLLQSDGYINEDGKINLKRLNIWVHHLSEFEFENFEEKEVDIEWFNKKLDDVSISGEKKRKKIGKMLILKEQKKLVGYIKPWLMEVSSQPVSTLIDWANEDKLPSLPLRKEDVENNLDFLKEFALHAGFLIVHSKSEDNYTAKFDVDGLPSFETRDDFEERINELRRTVKQYQAANLVESESYLNETKEVYQTKFKNWKNDYYKEKLHFSIDDKEDLLKITEHYVEGLQWVLYYYYRGCPSWNFYYRYHYAPRISDISLGLEALIEKGEDLKFEQSHPFKPFEQLMAVLPARSRKLMPAVYRPLMIDEKSPIIQFYPHEVDVDMNGKTATWEAVVLLDFVDEKKLIAALKPIEEKLTPEEKKRNSCGFPVKFIHNPQIDRVFSSPLPGFFHDIEHDKCYEEKFDLPEVKEYKIGHIEGARSGTDLSAGFPTLQTIPFTFELAQNEVKVFNFSSRSESMILNIENVWADISVEQFAQRFVGRLVYSSWPFLRECKVVKVVDGTNKFESVKSPNGKKSVVTNELDLGEKRAHNSECNNLTFVWDKTKAVRLGNVEVLVHVQPVNGLIRNSKGAYVKTYSKEVEVYPLQLIVKEVTNKDPRFTTRPPLPIDEEFPLGSQVVFLGDMAYGSPARVVGYSGDKLNVQIFKIQSSAEPNIGKRRSIVESKEIQYLPSFEVSKALRINPLLLSKITSQYMIRDGNQKTNIGLELKFESKRQKVLGYTRKSYNGKFWEFSPLAMNLINTYKTKFPQLFAALSKLDGSDMPQASQLLTQDELKSVRKWLKEVKEDFIPVSLESQSLTKFSFAAIENYMDSYIANPVPLLNKDIRGVPRNAILNASDSYQLLSEQKFDLGDRVVYVQDHGKVPILSKGTVGSIFTAGSKTSLAIIFDTPQLSGSNMNGKLSSNRGLLIDSSLVLNLTNRQFIFHSRASQNRKPLSYEEKQAKIKALENRKNGTQPQANVAKTSAGRPNQQSNTNNSNGKQQASKVKFAENAKSAKSLKSSKSNNKSKKGAESVETPETVKSIKHSESKQNVKGSNELLSLLKKKPVDNSNGSEKSDVKKKQKDEEQSDEKDERRPNPAAINQIYGHIFSNVMNEGANPAIGGYNQGVPLPQSQYMQRPLQQPQLQPQPQPHPHPSQFPQGYVPPNYGYPPQYANIQPPTAYQPQQVSHPAQFPSQHLSGSEEHDTKSTLGDSESKREPNAIDRFLQSAKKAEMNVKKDVEAGVEKLEGKE, from the exons ATGG GTATTCCAAAGTTTTTTAGATTCATCTCAGAGAGATGGCCATTGATTTCGCAGTTGATAGATGAGAATCAGATTCCGGAGTTTGATAACTTATACCTTGATATGAACTCGATATTGCATACATGTACGCACTCAAATGATGGATCGCTATCAAGATTAAGCGACGACCAAATGTATGCAGCAATcttcaactacattgaccacttgttttcaataatCAAGCCAAAACAGACATTCTATATGGCGATTGATGGTGTTGCACCAAGAGCCAAGATGAATCAACAAAGGGCTAGACGATTTCGTACCGCTTATGAGGCCgaagaaaatttgaaaaaagctATAGAGAATGGCGAGGATATCCCCAAAGAAGATCCCTTTGACTCAAACTCCATTACACCAGGCACAGAGTTTATGGCCAAGTTGACTGATAACTTGAAATACTTTATACACAAGAAAATCACTGAGGACTCACGATGGGCCAATGTCGAAATCATTTTGAGTGGCCATGAAGTGCCCGGTGAAGGTGAGCACAAGATCATGGAATACATCAGAGCAGTGCGTGCACAACCTGAATATGATCCAAATTTGAGGCATTGTATCTATGGTTTAGATGCAGACTTGATCATGTTGGGTTTGGTGAGTCACGATCCGCATTTTGCATTGTTGAGAGAAGAAGTGACTTTTGGCCCTAGAAGAGGCAACTCGTCGGGACCAAAAGACGTCACCGAGCAGAAGTTTTATTTGTTGCATCTTTCAGTATTGCGAGAATATCTTGAACTAGAATTTAAAGAGATTGAAGAACAAATCTCTTTTGAGTTTGACTTTGAGCGCATTCTCGACGATTTTATCCTTATTATGTATGTCATTGGAAATGATTTTTTGCCACATTTACCAGATTTGCATTTGAATAAAGGTGCCTTTCCACTTTTGTTGTCGACATTCAAGCAAACGTTGCTTCAATCAGATGGTTACATCAATGAAGATGGTAAGATTAATTTGAAGAGGTTGAATATTTGGGTCCACCATTTGTCGgaatttgagtttgagaaTTTCGAGGAGAAGGAAGTGGATATCGAGTGgttcaacaaaaaattggatGACGTTTCCATATCGGgtgagaaaaagagaaaaaaaattgggaaAATGTTAATCCTTAaggagcaaaaaaaattagttgGTTATATCAAACCATGGCTCATGGAAGTTTCTAGCCAACCTGTAAGCACCCTTATTGATTGGGCAAATGAGGATAAATTACCACTGTTACcattaagaaaagaagatgtGGAAAATAACTTGGACTTTTTGAAGGAATTTGCGTTGCACGCAGGCTTCTTGATTGTCCATTCAAAATCCGAGGATAACTATACTGCGAaatttgatgttgatggttTACCTTCTTTTGAGACTCGGGATGACTTTGAAGAACGTATTAATGAACTAAGACGTACTGTGAAGCAGTATCAAGCTGCAAACTTGGTTGAAAGCGAAAGTTATTTGAATGAAACAAAGGAAGTATATCAaaccaaattcaaaaattggaaaaatgATTACTACAAGGAAAAATTGCATTTTTCAATAGACGATAAGGAAGATTTACTTAAAATCACCGAGCATTATGTTGAAGGTTTGCAATGGGTTTTGTATTATTACTACCGTGGTTGTCCTTCTTGGAATTTTTACTACAGGTATCACTATGCTCCAAGAATCTCCGATATTTCACTCGGTCTTGAAGCtttaattgaaaaaggTGAAGACTTGAAATTTGAGCAGTCGCATCCATTCAAGCCATTTGAGCAACTTATGGCTGTGCTTCCCGCTAGATCAAGAAAATTGATGCCTGCAGTTTACAGACCATTGATGATTGATGAGAAATCACCCATTATTCAGTTTTACCCACATgaagttgatgttgatatGAATGGGAAAACTGCAACTTGGGAAGcagttgttttgttggATTTTGTTGACGAGAAAAAACTTATTGCAGCTTTGAAGCCAATTGAGGAAAAACTTACTCCTGAGGAGAAGAAGCGAAACTCGTGTGGCTTCCCGGTCAAATTTATTCACAACCCACAGATTGATCGTGTATTTTCCTCACCATTACCTGGGTTTTTCCATGACATTGAACACGACAAGTGTTATGAAGAGAAATTTGATTTGCCAGAGGTTAAAGAGTACAAAATTGGACATATTGAAGGTGCCCGTTCAGGAACTGATTTACTGGCAGGTTTTCCAACGTTGCAAACTATTCCTTTCACGTTTGAATTGGCTCAAAATGAAGTAAaggttttcaatttctcatcACGGTCAGAGTCAATGATTCTCAACATTGAAAACGTGTGGGCCGATATCTCGGTTGAACAATTTGCTCAGAGATTTGTTGGTAGATTAGTCTACAGTAGTTGGCCATTCTTAAGAGAGTGTAAGGTGGTCAAGGTTGTTGAtggaacaaacaaatttgaatcAGTTAAATCACCAAATGGTAAAAAACTGGTTGTTACCAACGAACTTGATTTGGGTGAGAAGAGAGCTCACAATTCTGAATGCAACAATCTTACCTTTGTTTGGGACAAGACCAAAGCTGTTAGACTCGGGAATGTTGAGGTTTTGGTTCATGTGCAACCAGTTAATGGTCTCATTAGAAATTCCAAAGGTGCTTATGTCAAAACTTATTCCAAAGAGGTTGAAGTGTATCCGTTGCAATTGATTGTTAAAGAAGTTACGAACAAGGATCCTAGATTTACTACGAGACCACCATTACCTATTGACGAGGAATTTCCATTGGGCTCACAAGTTGTATTTTTGGGTGACATGGCGTATGGTTCACCAGCAAGAGTTGTTGGGTATTCGGGTGACAAATTGAACGTACAAATCTTTAAGATTCAATCCTCTGCTGAGCCAAATATTGGTAAGCGCAGGCTGATTGTTGAGTCAAAGGAAATTCAATACCTCCCCTCATTTGAAGTGAGCAAAGCACTCCGTATCAACCCTTTATTGTTGTCGAAAATCACTAGTCAATATATGATTCGCGATGGAAAccagaaaacaaatattgGATTGGAGTTGAAATTTGAAAGCAAGCGTCAAAAAGTGTTGGGATACACAAGGAAGCTGTATAATGGAAAATTTTGGGAATTTTCCCCATTGGCTATGAACTTGATAAACACGTACAAAACGAAGTTTCCTCAATTATTTGCTGCATTATCTAAATTGGACGGATCCGATATGCCTCAAGCATCTCAATTATTGACACAAGATGAATTGAAACTGGTCAGGAAATGGTTAAAGGAAGTAAAGGAGGATTTCATTCCAGTTTCCCTTGAAAGTCAATCATTGACAAAGTTCAGCTTTGCTGCAATTGAAAATTACATGGATTCTTATATCGCAAATCCAGTTCCTTTATTGAACAAGGACATTAGAGGTGTACCACGTAATGCGATTTTGAATGCAAGTGATTCGTACCAATTATTAAGTGAACAAAAATTTGACTTGGGTGACAGAGTAGTTTATGTTCAAGACCATGGTAAAGTTCCTATCTTATCAAAAGGTACTGTTGGCTCTATATTCACTGCGGGATCCAAGACTTCTTTGGCAATTATTTTTGATACGCCTCAATTGAGTGGAAGCAATATGAATGGGAAGCTTTCGAGTAATAGAGGTTTGCTTATTGACTCGTCCTTGGTTTTGAACTTGACCAACAGACAATTTATTTTCCACTCTCGTGCGTCTCAGAATCGTAAGCCATTAAGCtatgaagaaaaacaggCCAAGATCAAGGCACTCGAGAATAGAAAGAATGGAACACAACCACAAGCTaatgttgcaaaaacaTCAGCTGGTCGTCCTAACCAACAAAGCAACACAAATAACTCCAATGGCAAGCAACAAGCTTCCAAGGTCAAATTCGCTGAAAATGCCAAATCCGCAAAGTCTTTGAAATCTAGCAAGTCTAATAACAAGTCTAAGAAGGGCGCTGAATCTGTTGAAACCCCTGAAACTGTTAAGTCCATCAAGCATTCGGAATCAAAGCAAAATGTAAAAGGATCAAATGAGTTGTTATCTttgttaaagaaaaagccaGTGGATAACTCCAATGGTTCTGAGAAATCTgatgtaaagaaaaagcaaaaagatgaagaacaatcagatgaaaaagatgaacGCAGACCTAATCCTGCGGCTATAAATCAAATATATGGCCACATTTTCTCGAATGTAATGAATGAAGGAGCAAATCCTGCAATCGGTGGGTACAACCAAGGAGTACCACTTCCACAATCTCAGTATATGCAACGGCCTttacaacaaccacaacttcaaccacaaccacaaccacaccCTCATCCTTCTCAATTCCCTCAGGGTTATGTTCCACCTAACTATGGGTACCCCCCACAGTATGCTAACATTCAACCACCAACAGCTTATCAACCACAGCAAGTTTCTCACCCTGCACAATTTCCATCTCAGCATTTGAGCGGGAGTGAAGAACACGATACTAAGTCAACGTTGGGTGATTCGGAGCTGAAGCGTGAACCAAATGCAATTGATAGATTCTTGCAAAGTGCTAAAAAGGCTGAGATGAATGTTAAAAAAGATGTCGAAGCAGGTGTAGAGAAGTTAGAAGGAAAGGAATGA